A single region of the Astatotilapia calliptera unplaced genomic scaffold, fAstCal1.2 U_scaffold_119, whole genome shotgun sequence genome encodes:
- the LOC113017399 gene encoding V-set and immunoglobulin domain-containing protein 1-like: protein MGRAALTSLLLTLPGVVFLGLTSAQPIEVKAKSGETACLPCPVASNIKVVEWSRPDLDPECVLLYQDKQFDQHSQNPSFKNRTQLDIKDGNLTLILHDVKINDTGTYECRVLANRRKRGVDPIHIIHLSVVDPPAQTGGLTEDGSVGLTGGHRRGHFPLIASLSFICVVCILTTVKYFCPTRDKATDTQVA, encoded by the exons ATGGGAAGGGCGGCTTTAACATCTCTGCTGTTGACTTTACCAGGTGTCGTCTTCTTGGGGCTTACATCTGCAC AACCAATAGAGGTCAAGGCTAAGTCTGGAGAAACTGCCTGTCTACCATGTCCAGTTGCGAGCAACATCAAAGTGGTAGAGTGGAGCAGACCTGACCTCGACCCAGAATGTGTCCTTTTGTACCAGGATAAACAGTTTGATCAACACAGTCAgaatccatcttttaagaaccgaaCACAACTTGACATAAAGGATGGAAATCTGACTTTGATTTTGCATGATGTTAAAATTAATGACACTGGAACATATGAGTGTCGTGTCCTCGCAAACCGCAGAAAGCGAGGTGTTGACCCCATCCACATCATCCACCTGAGTgttgttgatcctccag ctcAGACAGGAGGACTCACAGAGGATGGATCTGTTGGACTGACAGGAGGTCATAGAAGAGGACATTTTCCACTGATAGCAtctttatcatttatttgtGTGGTTTGTATTTTGACCACTGTAAAGTATTTCTGTCCTACTCGTGATAAAGCAACTGACACGCAGGTGGCATGA